The following proteins come from a genomic window of Malus sylvestris chromosome 4, drMalSylv7.2, whole genome shotgun sequence:
- the LOC126617659 gene encoding G-type lectin S-receptor-like serine/threonine-protein kinase SD2-5 has product MQLYFFISLTIFFTYGYSKTDVPLGYQLTLEVPFEYNVGFIGRAFLMENNETKPSFKVAMSVEDVSGKYSCSLQVFLGDVKVWSSGHYSKFYTSNLCVLELSHDGDLRLKGPKDRVGWRSGTSGQGVQRLQMLRTGNLVLVDALGSIKWQSFNFPTDVMLWGQRLSVASRLTSFPSNSTSYYSLEIEPSRIALYLNSGKWNYSYWEFKPTKNRNIAYIQLGPKGLELFSYNQKKIAQIHPSDENFRFQPMRFLALGNQTGNLRLYFYSPSMSKFDASFQALNTTCDLPLACKPYGVCTVSGTCSCIQLLMTENGTSTSTSTTASDCGQGISSRGFCKSGNKMKAEMLELKGVSSVLRGATKSFNVSKEACGNLCLEDCNCTAALYSSAKGCFVFGMVIGVKQVENKGSGLLSYMVKVPKGGHGGHGKSNLKKWVLILVGVVDGLIILLVFGGLGFYLVSKRRHSLSNGIATDSI; this is encoded by the exons ATGCAGCTCTACTTCTTCATCTCTCTCACCATTTTCTTCACTTACGGCTACTCGAAAACCGATGTTCCTCTCGGATACCAGCTCACTCTGGAAGTGCCATTTGAGTACAATGTGGGATTCATTGGGAGAGCTTTTTTGATGGAGaacaatgaaaccaaaccaagTTTCAAAGTTGCAATGAGTGTTGAAGACGTGAGTGGAAAGTACTCATGTTCCTTGCAAGTCTTTCTTGGAGATGTCAAGGTTTGGAGTTCTGGCCATTACTCAAAGTTTTACACTTCAAATTTATGTGTTCTTGAACTCTCCCATGACGGAGATTTGAGATTGAAGGGCCCAAAAGATAGGGTGGGATGGAGAAGTGGGACTTCTGGACAAGGTGTGCAG AGATTACAGATGTTGAGGACAGGCAATCTAGTTCTAGTTGATGCATTAGGCAGTATAAAGTGGCAGAGTTTTAATTTTCCAACTGATGTAATGCTTTGGGGTCAGAGACTAAGTGTTGCTTCTAGGTTGACTTCATTCCCAAGTAACTCCACTTCATACTATTCTCTTGAAATTGAACCAAGCAGGATTGCTCTCTACTTAAATTCTGGTAAATGGAACTATTCCTATTGGGAATTCAAGCCCACCAAGAACAGAAACATTGCTTATATTCAATTGGGTCCAAAAGGGTTAGAGCTATTCAGTTataatcaaaagaaaattgcaCAGATACATCCATCTGATGAAAATTTTCGGTTTCAGCCCATGAGGTTTTTAGCATTGGGGAACCAAACAGGAAATTTGAGGCTTTATTTTTACTCACCTAGCATGTCGAAATTTGATGCTTCTTTTCAAGCGCTAAACACCACTTGTGATCTTCCATTGGCGTGTAAGCCCTACGGAGTTTGTACAGTGTCCGGCACTTGTTCATGCATTCAACTTTTGATGACCGAAAATGGGACAAGTACTAGTACTAGTACTACAGCTTCTGATTGCGGTCAAGGAATTTCATCAAGAGGGTTTTGCAAAAGCGGGAATAAAATGAAGGCGGAGATGCTTGAATTGAAGGGTGTTAGTAGTGTTTTGAGGGGCGCTACAAAGAGTTTTAATGTGAGCAAAGAAGCATGTGGTAATTTGTGCTTAGAGGACTGTAATTGCACAGCTGCATTGTATTCTTCTGCAAAAGGGTGCTTTGTTTTTGGAATGGTAATTGGTGTTAAACAGGTTGAGAATAAGGGAAGCGGATTAttgagttatatggtgaaggttCCAAAGGGAGGTCATGGGGGTCATGGGAAGTCAAATTTGAAGAAATGGGTTTTGATCTTGGTAGGAGTGGTTGATGGGTTGATtattcttcttgtttttggagGGCTTGGATTTTACTTGGTAAGTAAGAGAAGACACTCATTGTCTAATGGCATAGCAACTGACTCCATTTGA